CATCGGAGACGTCGTCGACCGCCCAGATGGTGAAGAGACCTTCGGTGACCGAGTCCACGACCTCGTCTGAGAGATGGAGGTCGCCAACATTCGCGGCCGGAATCATGACCCCCTGACTCCCGGTCAACCCACCCTCGCTGCACACGCGATGGAATCCCTCGATCTTTTCGTTGACGCCACCAATCGCCTGGACGTATCCGTATTGGTCCACCGACCCAGTGACCGCAACATCCTGTCTGATCGAAATCCCGGAAATCGCCGACACGATGGCATAGATTTCGGTGGAGGATGCCGAATCTCCGTCGATGCCGCCGTACGACTGCTCGAAGGTGATCGAACAGGACATGGTCAACGGTGATCGGCGAGCGAAGGTACCCCGCAGGAATCCCGTCAGAATGCTGACGCCCTTGCTGTGGGTCGGCCCGGAGAGCCCCGCCTGCCTCTCCACATTGACCACGCCATCGCGGCCGAGCCCAACCTGCGCCGTGATCCTGGAGGGCTTCCCGAACCGGTGGTGGCCGAGGTCGTAGACCGCGAGCCCATTCACCTGGCCGACGGCGGCCCCGCTGGTTTCGACCCTGATGATCCCCTCTTTGATGAGCTCGTGAGATCGGTCCTCGGTGAGGGAATGCCTTCTCCTCCTCGCCCTGCGAGCCTCGATCACATGCTCCGCCGACACCATTTTCGAGCTCGCAAGACCAGCGCGGTAGGAGGCCTCCCTGAGAATGTCTGCGAGGTCCGAGAAGCGGCTTGAAAAACGCCGCCGCCATTTGCCGATTCGAACAGCCGCTTCGAGCATCGCAGACATACCGCTACGGTCGAGATCCCTGAGACCCTCCTCCACGGTCACTCTTCGAAGCACGGACAGCACGTCTTTTGCGTGGTCCTTCGACGCGGTCAAGACCATGTCGAAATCTGCGAGGACCTTGAAGATCTTCGGAAAATCCGAGTCGTATCGGAAGAGGAGGTCGTAGATCGACCGGCTCCCGATAATGATCACCTTGACGTCGATCGGCACCGGTTCCGGCTTCAGCAGGGCAGCCCCCAGGACCAGGCTCTCGAGCGACTGGATCTGGACGCGCCTGTACTTGAGGGCACGCTTCAGACCCGGCCAGACACGAGGCTCCAAAAGGACATCATCGGCGTTGAGTACCAGAAAACCACCATTCGCACGCATCAAAGATCCGGCGCGAATTCGCATGAACGAGGTCGCGGCCTCGCCGGACTGGGTCAAGGTGCGTTCGATGGTGCCGAACAGATTCGTGTACGTCGGCTCGGTTTCTATCACCACCGGCCGCCCGCTGACATCGGTATTGTCCACCACCAGGTTGACCCGCCAGCGGAGGAACCGATCGCCGCCCATGGGGACATCTTCCGGCGACACCATGAACAGTTCGAGGTTCTCCCCGAGGTCGGTCGCAACATCATCCAGATAGGGGTTGGCTCGAGGGTCGCCGACATCCTTGCGGATCCTCTTGACCGCTTCATCGAAAGATGGCTGGAGCAGCTTTCGCCGCACGTCTTCGACACGTTCCTGGGTCATCCGCCTGATTTCGGCGACCTCCTGGAAGACATCACGAAACTTCTCCGAAAGCTCTGCGTGAGTCTTTCGAAGACGTTCCACGTCTTCGGTGGAGAGCTTGCCCTCCTCCAGCAACTCCTGGATTTTTTCGAGCGGTACCGGCTGCTCATCGACAACCGGGAGAATTTCGGGCCGGGTAACGAGCCCGGCTTGCACCTGAACCAGAACGAATCCGGCATCGGCGACTTCTTTCTCGAATGCCTCGATCACCTGACGTTCTTTGCGCTGCAGCGGTTCGACGGCTCGGTCGATTCTCGAGCGGAAATCACGATCGTTGAGAATCACTGGGAGATTCGTCGAGAGATCTTCGATCAGCTCTTCCATCCCCTCCTTGAGGCGGAAACCCGCGCCAGCTTCGAGAAAGATCGCACTCGGCTCTTCCGGTTTTCGGAAGTTGAAGACGAAGCAAATGTCCTCCGGTCTGTCGTCAGCTTCGGCCAGCTTTTCGACGAAGCTTTTGATCGTAGTCAGCCGGCCGGTCCCGGACATGCCGGTCACGAACACGTTGAAT
Above is a window of Acidobacteriota bacterium DNA encoding:
- a CDS encoding AAA family ATPase; this translates as MIRELKPKDLAWRCPAGWLPRKDSTSIKPASTIVAQDRAVEAIAFGLAMRGIGFNVFVTGMSGTGRLTTIKSFVEKLAEADDRPEDICFVFNFRKPEEPSAIFLEAGAGFRLKEGMEELIEDLSTNLPVILNDRDFRSRIDRAVEPLQRKERQVIEAFEKEVADAGFVLVQVQAGLVTRPEILPVVDEQPVPLEKIQELLEEGKLSTEDVERLRKTHAELSEKFRDVFQEVAEIRRMTQERVEDVRRKLLQPSFDEAVKRIRKDVGDPRANPYLDDVATDLGENLELFMVSPEDVPMGGDRFLRWRVNLVVDNTDVSGRPVVIETEPTYTNLFGTIERTLTQSGEAATSFMRIRAGSLMRANGGFLVLNADDVLLEPRVWPGLKRALKYRRVQIQSLESLVLGAALLKPEPVPIDVKVIIIGSRSIYDLLFRYDSDFPKIFKVLADFDMVLTASKDHAKDVLSVLRRVTVEEGLRDLDRSGMSAMLEAAVRIGKWRRRFSSRFSDLADILREASYRAGLASSKMVSAEHVIEARRARRRRHSLTEDRSHELIKEGIIRVETSGAAVGQVNGLAVYDLGHHRFGKPSRITAQVGLGRDGVVNVERQAGLSGPTHSKGVSILTGFLRGTFARRSPLTMSCSITFEQSYGGIDGDSASSTEIYAIVSAISGISIRQDVAVTGSVDQYGYVQAIGGVNEKIEGFHRVCSEGGLTGSQGVMIPAANVGDLHLSDEVVDSVTEGLFTIWAVDDVSDGIGLLTGKPAGEWSEKDGWSEGSVFAACQDRLDEMVRLMRKAVKEPGKNGGENPSSENDTENDS